In Camelina sativa cultivar DH55 chromosome 16, Cs, whole genome shotgun sequence, a single window of DNA contains:
- the LOC104752026 gene encoding probable cyclic nucleotide-gated ion channel 6: MFDTCGSKRVKSQVISGQLEKFVRLDSMDSRYSQGSEAGLNKCTLNIQGPKRFAQGSKTSSGSFKKGFRKGSEGLWSIGRSIGLGVSRAVFPEDLEVSEKKIFDPQDKFLLLCNKLFVASCILAVSVDPLFLYLPFINDKAKCVGIDRKLAIIATTIRTVIDSFYLFHMALRFRTAYVAPSSRVFGRGELVIDPAQIAKRYLQQYFIIDLLSVLPVPQIVVWRFLFNSMGENVLATKQALRYIVLVQYIPRFLRMYPLSSELKRTAGVFAETAWAGAAYYLLLYMLASHIVGALWYLLALERNNDCWSKACHFNNQTCARNFLFCGNQNMKGYAAWDKIKVSVLQQYCPVDVPEDEEPPFDFGIYLRALSSGIVSSKNFVSKYFFCLWWGLQNLSTLGQGLETSTYPGEVIFSITLAIAGLLLFALLIGNMQTYLQSLTIRLEEMRVKRRDSEQWMHHRMLPPELRERVRRYDQYKWLETRGVDEENLVQNLPKDLRRDIKRHLCLALVRRVPLFENMDERLLDAICERLKPCLFTEKSYLVREGDPVNEMLFIIRGRLESVTTDGGRSGFFNRSLLKEGDFCGDELLTWALDPKSGANLPSSTRTVKALTEVEAFALIADELKFVASQFRRLHSRQVQHTFRFYSQQWRTWAACFIQAAWRRYTKRKKLEQLRKEEEEEEESAAASVIAGGSPYSIRATFLASKFAANALRSVHKNRTAKSALLLSSTKELVKFQKPPEPDFSAEDH, translated from the exons ATGTTTGATACTTGTGGTTCCAAAAGAGTCAAATCTCAAGTCATCAGTGGCCAACTTGAGAAGTTTGtcag gtTAGATAGTATGGACTCGAGATACTCGCAAGGTTCTGAAGCTGGTCTAAACAAATGCACATTGAACATACAAGGACCTAAACGTTTTGCTCAAGGAAGCAAAACATCATCTGGATCTTTTAAGAAAGGTTTTAGAAAAGGATCAGAAGGACTTTGGTCTATAGGTAGATCGATCGGACTCGGGGTTTCGCGTGCAGTGTTTCCAGAAGATCTTGAAGTATCTGAGAAGAAGATATTTGATCCACAAGACAAGTTTCTTTTGCTCTGCAACAAGTTGTTTGTAGCTTCTTGTATACTCGCAGTATCCGTGGATCCGCTCTTCTTGTATCTTCCTTTTATCAACGATAAGGCCAAGTGCGTTGGCATAGACAGGAAACTGGCAATTATAGCAACAACGATAAGGACAGTTATAGATTCGTTTTATCTCTTTCATATGGCTTTACGGTTTAGAACAGCTTATGTTGCTCCATCGTCGCGTGTTTTTGGTCGTGGAGAGCTTGTTATAGACCCTGCACAGATAGCTAAACGGTATCTGCAACAGTACTTCATCATTGATTTGCTTTCTGTGCTTCCTGTTCCACAG aTTGTAGTTTGGAGATTTCTCTTCAATTCAATGGGTGAAAATGTGCTGGCAACCAAACAAGCACTTCGATATATCGTGTTAGTTCAATATATACCGCGTTTTCTTCGAATGTATCCTTTAAGTTCAGAGTTGAAGAGAACAGCAGGTGTATTTGCTGAAACTGCTTGGGCTGGTGCAGCTTATTACTTACTACTCTACATGCTCGCAAGTCAT ATTGTTGGGGCTTTGTGGTATTTGCTTGCTTTAGAACGCAATAACGACTGCTGGAGTAAGGCCTGCCACTTTAATAACCAGACATGTGCCAGAAACTTCTTGTTTTGTGGTAACCAAAATATGAAAGGTTATGCTGCTTGGGACAAGATTAAAGTTTCGGTTCTTCAGCAATATTGTCCTGTTGATGTCCCTGAGGATGAAGAACCTCCTTTTGATTTTGGAATCTACTTAAGAGCACTCTCCTCTGGCATCGTCTCATCTAAGAACTTTGTCTCTAAGTACTTCTTCTGTTTGTGGTGGGGGCTTCAGAATCTTAG TACACTTGGTCAAGGGCTTGAAACGAGCACATACCCTGGAGAGGTTATATTCTCGATAACACTTGCTATTGCTGGACTGCTACTCTTTGCTCTTCTCATTGGAAACATGCAG ACTTATCTTCAATCGCTAACTATCCGGTTAGAAGAAATGCGAGTCAAAAGACGTGACTCAGAACAGTGGATGCATCATCGAATGCTTCCACCAGAACTGCGAGAACGTGTCAGACGATATGATCAGTACAAGTGGTTGGAGACTCGTGGAGTTGATGAAGAGAATCTTGTTCAGAACCTCCCAAAGGATCTTAGAAGAGATATCAAACGTCATCTCTGTCTCGCCTTAGTCAGAAGA gttCCATTGTTTGAGAATATGGATGAGAGGCTGCTAGATGCAATCTGTGAGAGGCTTAAGCCATGTTTATTCACTGAGAAGTCTTACTTGGTTCGTGAAGGAGATCCAGTTAACGAGATGCTCTTCATAATCCGTGGTAGGCTCGAGAGTGTAACCACTGATGGTGGGAGAAGCGGATTCTTTAACCGCAGTTtacttaaagaaggagatttcTGCGGTGACGAGCTTTTGACATGGGCACTTGATCCCAAATCAGGTGCTAACCTCCCATCCTCAACAAGAACCGTGAAGGCTTTAACCGAAGTAGAAGCTTTCGCTTTGATAGCGGATGAGCTGAAATTCGTGGCGAGTCAGTTCAGGAGACTCCATAGCAGACAAGTGCAACACACATTCAGATTCTATTCACAGCAATGGAGGACTTGGGCCGCTTGCTTCATCCAAGCTGCATGGCGACGGTACACAAAGAGGAAGAAACTGGAGCAACttagaaaagaagaggaagaagaagaagagtcagcAGCAGCATCGGTTATAGCAGGAGGAAGTCCGTATAGCATAAGAGCTACGTTCTTGGCTTCAAAGTTTGCGGCTAATGCACTTCGTAGCGTTCACAAGAACCGGACTGCGAAATCTGCTTTGTTGTTGTCATCTACTAAAGAATTGGTGAAGTTTCAGAAACCTCCAGAACCAGACTTCTCAGCTGAAGATCATTGA
- the LOC104752027 gene encoding early nodulin-like protein 3: MASLILIMSLMFLLFTTFYHFGEARIIAVGGSLDAWKVPESTNHTLNHWAETVRFQVGDYLLFKYDAKIDSVVQVTKENYEKCNMDKPLKEHKDGYTTVKLDVSGPYFFISGALTSNCAKGEKLTVVVQSPNHPPTPKQGPGAVTPTLSPKPSTSPAAPVPAPPTPSPKSSTSTAPAPAPAKSHAVGFVAGNGIFWASTLVSVFGLVFA; this comes from the exons atggcgTCTTTGATTCTGATTATGTCACTAATGTTTCTCTTATTTACCACATTCTACCACTTTGGTGAGGCTAGGATCATTGCTGTGGGTGGATCATTGGACGCATGGAAGGTTCCAGAATCAACCAACCACACTCTTAACCATTGGGCTGAGACCGTCCGGTTCCAAGTCGGAGACTATCTCT TGTTTAAATACGATGCCAAGATCGATTCGGTGGTACAAGTGACAAAAGAAAACTACGAAAAATGCAACATGGATAAGCCTTTGAAAGAACACAAAGACGGATACACAACAGTGAAACTTGATGTCTCAGGTCCTTACTTCTTCATAAGTGGAGCTTTGACCTCTAACTGTGCTAAAGGTGAGAAACTAACTGTCGTGGTTCAGTCACCTAACCACCCGCCAACGCCAAAGCAAGGACCAGGCGCTGTTACACCCACTTTATCCCCAAAGCCATCTACTTCTCCGGCTGCTCCAGTGCCTGCTCCACCTACCCCTTCTCCAAAGTCATCTACTTCTACGGCTCCTGCGCCAGCTCCGGCCAAAAGCCATGCAGTTGGGTTTGTTGCTGGAAATGGCATCTTCTGGGCCTCGACTCTTGTTTCTGTCTTTGGGCTTGTTTTCgcttaa
- the LOC104752028 gene encoding serine carboxypeptidase-like 22: protein MARTHLISLLLVLSSTSTLSTLPSSKEQEEDRIKSLPGQPKVGFSQFSGYVTVNESHGRSLFYWLTESSSQSTHTKPLLLWLNGGPGCSSIAYGASEEIGPFRITKTGCSLYLNNFSWNTEANLLFLESPVGVGFSYTTTSSDFEEFGDERTAQENLIFLIKWMSRFPQYQYRDFYIVGESYAGHYVPQLAKKIQEYNNASKKPIINLKGFMVGNPEMDKNSDKLGTITYWWSHAMISDTSYNSIIENCDFAADRFSKECDSVIYNAAADFGDIDQYSIYTPKCVPLQQQTTNQTKFVEMMNMHITKRFLEDQYDPCTENYAEIYYNRPEVQRAMHANQTVVIPYKWTACSDSVFNNWNWRDSDNSMLPIYKELIAAGLRIWVFSGDTDSVIPVTATRFSLSKLNLAVKTRWYPWYSGDQVGGRTEVYDGLTFVTVRGAGHEVPFFQPKSALVLLRSFLAGEELPRSY, encoded by the exons atggcAAGAACCCACTTAATCTCTCTTCTACTAGTGCTCTCATCAACATCAACTTTATCAACATTACCATCATCAAAAGAGCAAGAAGAGGACAGGATCAAATCACTTCCAGGGCAACCAAAAGTAGGATTCTCACAGTTTTCGGGTTATGTGACAGTAAACGAATCACACGGTCGATCACTCTTCTACTGGCTCACTGAGTCATCATCTCAGTCTACTCACACCAAACCACTTCTTCTTTGGCTTAATGGAG GACCTGGCTGCTCGTCGATTGCTTATGGAGCGTCGGAGGAGATTGGACCATTTCGGATCACAAAAACTGGTTGCAGTCTTTATCTCAACAACTTTTCTTGGAACACAG AGGCAAACCTTTTATTTTTGGAATCCCCTGTTGGAGTTGGGTTTTCATACACCACCACGAGCTCTGATTTCGAAGAATTTGGAGACGAACGTACAG CTCAggaaaatttgatatttctaattaaatggATGTCAAGATTTCCTCAGTACCAATATAGAGATTTCTACATTGTAGGTGAAAGCTACGCCG GCCATTATGTTCCTCAGCTTGCCAAAAAGATTCAAGAGTACAATAACGCCTCTAAAAAACCAATTATCAATCTCAAAGGTttcatg GTTGGAAACCCAGAGATGGACAAAAACAGCGACAAACTCGGGACCATAACGTATTGGTGGTCTCACGCAATGATATCCGACACTTCTTACAATTCCATTATCGAAAACTGCGATTTCGCGGCAGATAGATTCTCGAAAGAATGTGATTCAGTCATTTACAACGCTGCGGCTGACTTTGGCGACATAGATCAGTACAGCATATACACACCCAAGTGTGTACCactacaacaacaaacaacgaACCAAACCAAGTTTGTGGAGATGATGAATATGCATATAACTAAACGGTTTTTAGAAGATCAGTATGACCCTTGTACCGAAAACTACGCCGAGATTTATTATAACCGTCCTGAGGTACAACGAGCCATGCACGCTAACCAAACTGTCGTCATTCCATATAAGTGGACCGCTTGCAG tgacTCGGTGTTTAATAACTGGAATTGGAGAGATTCCGACAATTCAATGTTGCCGATATACAAGGAACTCATTGCTGCTGGTCTAAGGATCTGGGTCTTCAG CGGCGATACAGATTCGGTGATTCCAGTGACTGCGACTAGGTTTTCCCTCAGCAAACTAAATCTTGCGGTGAAAACTCGCTGGTACCCTTGGTACTCCGGAGATCAGGTAGGAGGACGTACAGAAGTATACGATGGGCTTACCTTTGTGACGGTAAGAGGGGCCGGCCATGAGGTACCATTCTTCCAACCAAAGAGTGCGTTAGTTCTTTTAAGATCATTCTTGGCTGGAGAAGAGCTTCCAAGATCTTATTAG